CATTCCACATGTTTTATACTGCTCAGGATCCTCCAGAAATCTAACCATACCATCCTTCTGATTGATTGTTGCATATATCTCACCATCTTCAATCTATAACCAAAAGTGAAACATCAACATTTCAAGGTACAAAGTTGAAGACTTACACAATCCAGTAGATTAAAAAGCAGGATACCATCTGAAGCACATGCATTTCTGCCTGTTTGGGGCCTCTTAGCTGGACAGTGTTAGCAATATCTTGGAGGGAGAGAGTTAGGTACGTTTGAGTTAACCGCTGAATATTGCGCTTATACATAGAAGACACTACTTGCATCACTAATCCAAGATTATTATcctgaaaaataatgaaaagattATTATAACTTTCACAAAAGATGGACTAACATGGGAGTTTGGGAGTGGAGAGAGCGGATAAAAGAGCTTTCACTTTGCACCCATGCTTTCATATTAGCTGCTAGAAGATCAGGAAATGCACCAGTTTGACCTCAGGAAAACTTACGCTGTCAAACTTTTCCTTGTTTGTTTGAACGAATGTTTCAAGTTCAGAGATTCTTCCAGTGCCATAACTGTTTGACAACTCCAGGTAGGGCTgctcaaaaagaaataaataagtagtTTATGTTATATTCCACACATAAGGACCACACATGACAGAGAATTATCCTCGATGAGGCGTCTCTTCAATCTCCTCCCAATTCGGATTcattttatattagaaaatattgttGGGATTTTAGAAGCTTACAGCTGGTCACCTTATTTCTTCGCTGAGTACACTAAAGAGATTTTGAGGACTCTAAACAGGGACTTTTCCGATACATAAAGTTTTATTGTATTAAATCACCAAATGGTGCCAAAACATATGTAGTAATGTACACAAAGTACTCATGATCTCCTATCAAGCCAGCCATATATCTATACACGAAAATGTGTTCTTTCTTTCACTTCTATTAGATATTGATCTATTTCTTGTTTCATTATCATTTACGTAGTTTTATGCCTAGCCTACTAATACAAAATATGCAATGCTTATATTTTGAAACAACACTTGAATCAGTACAAGATTTCTAACATCAACATTGTAAAGCCAACTGCGCATATACTTAACTGAGCTTGCATTGTCACCAAATCATTTGAGGGAAAAGAATTCCTTTCATTTTGCTTTGGGTGAAACAGTCAGTGCTACTTGGAATGATATGTTTGCACAGTTGAAATAATTACCTGAGAGAAATTCTTTAAGTTCCTTTGAGCCACAGAAGAAGTGTACTTAGGAAAACTGGTAGAGAACTGCCATCAGAAGCAATTTAATCAGGAGAATGAAAATCAGCAAGAATAAACATTGGAAACATGACCTGTCATATTCTTATTTACTATCATTTTAAAAAGTTGACACTTTGTGACTCAAACTAAACAAGTCCATGGGTgataatatcatatataatgTAAAATAAGAAGGTTATACGGCAGTGCAAGCCCAAGCCCCAGAAAAGACTCACATAAATCTCACAAACTGTTGTCCAACAGAGACGTCACTACAAGATAGTGTATTGCTTTGGAGAGTTGACTAAATATTACCACCAAAAGTATGTAAAAAATGGTGGCAAAACACACCTGCCCAAGATGAATCAGTGAAACCAAAATGTACTTTTTGTAAGCTTCAACTGCTATTGCATTTAGAGAAGACATAGGTGCCGTCACAACCTAGAAGCATTACAGCTAGAATCAGCACAAACTAACAGATATAGATAATATATAGTAACTTAGGGAATAACAAAACCAAATACCAATAAAGGAAACATGGAATGAAAACACAGTAACATACATTGTGCAAGAGTTCCAATGCTATGCGGAACTGCTTTTGTCCAATGCAAACCATTCCCCTGTTGTTATGTTCAAATTACAAGACATGTCAAGAAGTATTAAGACAAATCCAGAAAAATCCAAAGAGCAATAGAAAGATCATATATCAGTGACTTTTAATTAAGAGAACATTGAATTACTCAATCTCATTCTAAATTGGTGCATCACTTGTGATTCACATTGCTGTTAAGAACTTTGTCTTTAGGTTGTAGAACTGAACAGTATCAAAAGTAAAAAGGCAGATGTAGATAATTGTATACCAATACCATAGGCTTTTGAACAAAATTAATTCTTTCGCCAGATAACTATAAAAGCAAACACAATGTTAATAGGCGAGCAAAGTTTCTCCTATTTCctataaaaattagaaaacacACTGACAGGAAAGCATGATTTAATGAATTATGTCTTGAACTATCCTATTTCCACAAAATATTccaaattactaaaaaaaaaaaagtcactaAGAGAAATTTTAGCAAGGAATGGAGCAAGGGCATGAAACCACCACAACTAAAATAACTTCAAAGCTGAAAGTCTGAAACAACTGACCCGTAGTAACAATAGAGAAAAAAGTCCCGTGGCTGATCAATCTCATATATGTCATCCTCCAGCACAGAGAAGCCAGTTTTATAGCACTTTGCCAAtatacaaagaagaagaaaatcggCATGCAATGTTGTTAATTGCTCAGAGGAGGATTGCAGTTTACGAATAGCAGTCAGCATTGGAGCCACACCACGAATTGGAGTTTCCAGTCCGAAAATATGATCCTTAAACTTTTTACAAACAGAAATGACTGCAACCACAAATTGTAGACATGCCTCAATATAAGTTAGACCAGAAACAGGAATATTCACAAAAGCTATTCCAGAAATCAGATAAAATTACACTTATTGGGCGCCAACTGGATTTGCTCTGCAGAACATGAATTGATAAATCTAGCGACAGAAACAAGCAGTTCACTAACATGCTCCTTTGCAACTGGGAATGAGATGCATGCCTCCCTGTTAGTTAACAAACACAACCATATGAGTAATACAGACTAGACAGAGTACAAAAGACAACGCCCACTTGTTACACAAATACTGGTCTTTTATTCTGTGGATGGTTCAATTCTGCATTATTTTTATAGATTATGTAAATTAATCAATCAACTATGCCTCAATCCCACATGTATTGGTATTGACCATAACAATCCTCTTTGTCAATTAGACTCGTATgtaatctttcttttcttttttcataatcACCGTAGTTCCACCGGTACCAATACCGTGTGTCCAACAAAGTTAGGGCAGATGGGAAAAAAGCACCTGGTGCTTTTTGCCTGCGCTTGAACGTCGTGGGCACCAGACCCTAGGGTGTTTTaatcaatatatatgtataatctATCAATGgctaatttaaacaaataatcttgagaatagaaaccctaggtttaggttataaataaagagaaaaggaaCTTACAGAATATAGAGAAAGCCGAGGGAGTGAATAGAAGGATCGAGTTCAGCGAGAGAAGAAAGCAAGCGAGAGAAGTCGGAATGGAGTAGCTCTTCCGATTGTTTGAGAAAGTTGTGAAGCTGAGTTATGTCTGATGAATTGCTCGATAGCCCTTGGATTTGAGCAACCACTGATTCCATTGAATTCATGTTCAGATTCA
The Solanum stenotomum isolate F172 chromosome 12, ASM1918654v1, whole genome shotgun sequence DNA segment above includes these coding regions:
- the LOC125847702 gene encoding COP9 signalosome complex subunit 3, which gives rise to MNLNMNSMESVVAQIQGLSSNSSDITQLHNFLKQSEELLHSDFSRLLSSLAELDPSIHSLGFLYILEACISFPVAKEHVSELLVSVARFINSCSAEQIQLAPNKFISVCKKFKDHIFGLETPIRGVAPMLTAIRKLQSSSEQLTTLHADFLLLCILAKCYKTGFSVLEDDIYEIDQPRDFFLYCYYGGMVCIGQKQFRIALELLHNVVTAPMSSLNAIAVEAYKKYILVSLIHLGQFSTSFPKYTSSVAQRNLKNFSQPYLELSNSYGTGRISELETFVQTNKEKFDSDNNLGLVMQVVSSMYKRNIQRLTQTYLTLSLQDIANTVQLRGPKQAEMHVLQMIEDGEIYATINQKDGMVRFLEDPEQYKTCGMIEHIDSSIKRLMVVSKKLTSMDELMSCDPMYLGKVGRERQRFDFDDFDSVPQKFTV